The proteins below are encoded in one region of Carcharodon carcharias isolate sCarCar2 chromosome 2, sCarCar2.pri, whole genome shotgun sequence:
- the LOC121287447 gene encoding late histone H2B.L4-like codes for MPEVAAAAKGGASRSASKQWLPKVTKELPKKRRKSRKQSYSTCMYRVLTQIHPSTKAMKVMNSFVVDIFKCITFEALHLILYHKHHTISAREIQSAIHLVLPRELVKHTVSEGTRTVTKYTNSI; via the coding sequence ATGCCTGAGGTGGCAGCTGCAGCTAAGGGTGGTGCGTCCCGCAGTGCCTCGAAGCAGTGGTTGCCTAAAGTCACCAAGGAGCTGCCCAAGAAGCGGAGGAAATCTCGtaagcagagctattccacttgCATGTACAGGGTGTTGACCCAGATCCACCCTTCCACCAAGGCCATGAAGGTTATGAATTCTTTTGTTGTTGACATTTTCAAGTGCATCACCTTTGAGGCCTTGCACCTCATTCTCTACCACAAGcaccacaccatctcagccagggagatccagagtgcCATCCACCTCGTGCTGCCAAGGGAACTGGTCAAACACACCGTCTCTGAAGGCACAAGAAcggtcaccaaatacaccaactccaTTTAG